Proteins from one Scylla paramamosain isolate STU-SP2022 chromosome 3, ASM3559412v1, whole genome shotgun sequence genomic window:
- the LOC135094085 gene encoding venom protease-like isoform X1 produces MGQQSSQSGREDRMKQVCVLILLLALSEATEASAIIFPGQLDHAEGDDCPTSSGRPGTCSRSCKHSVGLGEPSRCGVKDSAFLVCCEIPTSPGGVALALTDISAPSVTFQCGRNAQNFLFSFGSSVGNVLRPEEFTPPGEIPELEVNRPVRSVPSELQPEEMERPGFREIEAEAAIGAINAKRNAWPWMALIGENDATGIRWFCGGVLISEQWVLSALHCFFHNTADVVRLGEHNYNDDNDGANHQDFGVAETVLHPDFKFGEGYHDLALLKLDKPVVIQEFISPVCLPWGTESDKDVTTRTATLTGWGDTLLGGFPSSILQEVNVTVFQSAQCDRSYSTLPNYADTWPRGIGKEILCAGDLNGGRDACQGDSGGPLVTREARGRFVLAGVVSQGYGCGHKDYPGLYVNMRHGPYLAWIKKVAFTTP; encoded by the exons ATGGGGCAACAGAGCAGCCAGTCAGGGAGAGAAGACAGGAtgaagcaggtgtgtgtgctgATACTACTGCTGGCGCTCTCCGAAGCCACAG AGGCCAGTGCCATTATATTTCCCGGCCAACTGGACCACGCTGAAGGGGATGACTGTCCCACTAGCTCTGGCAGGCCGGGCACGTGTTCCCGATCCTGCAAACACTCTGTTGGCCTTGGGGAGCCTTCCAGGTGTGGCGTTAAGGACTCAGCCTTCCTCGTCTGCTGCGAGATCCCCACGA GTCCGGGTGGAGTCGCTCTGGCCCTCACGGACATCAGCGCCCCGAGCGTCACCTTCC AATGCGGAAGAAATGCGCAAAACTTCCTATTTTCGTTTGGGTCTTCCGTTGGCAATGTGCTGCGTCCTGAAGAATTTACGCCTCCTGGCGAGATACCAGAACTTGAGGTGAACAGACCTGTTCGGTCTGTTCCTAGTGAACTGCAGCCTGAAGAAATGGAACGCCCAGGGTTTAGAGAGAtcgaagcagaagcagcaatagGAGCAATTAACGCAAAGCGAAATGCCTGGCCATGGATG GCACTGATTGGAGAAAATGATGCGACGGGAATCAGATGGTTCTGCGGCGGAGTGTTGATCAGCGAGCAGTGGGTCTTGTCAGCCCTTCACTGTTTCTTTCACAA CACGGCCGACGTGGTACGTCTTGGTGAACACAACTACAATGACGACAACGATGGGGCGAACCACCAGGACTTTGGAGTGGCAGAGACGGTGCTTCATCCTGACTTCAAGTTTGGAGAGGGTTACCATGACCTGGCTCTCCTCAAGCTGGACAAACCGGTCGTAATACAG GAGTTCATCAGTCCCGTTTGCCTGCCGTGGGGGACGGAAAGCGACAAGGACGTCACGACACGGACGGCGACACTCACTGGCTGGGGCGACACTTTGCTGG GTGGGTTCCCCAGCTCAATCCTACAAGAGGTCAACGTGACAGTGTTCCAATCTGCCCAGTGTGACCGCAGCTACTCTACCTTACCCAATTATGCAGACACCTGGCCTCGGGGCATCGGGAAGGAGATACTGTGCGCTGGAGATCTTAACGGAGGGCGGGACGCTTGCCAG GGTGACTCAGGTGGACCCCTTGTGACTCGGGAAGCCCGTGGACGCTTTGTGCTGGCGGGCGTCGTGTCTCAAGGATACGGCTGTGGCCACAAGGACTACCCTGGACTGTACGTCAACATGCGCCACGGGCCCTACCTCGCCTGGATCAAGAAGGTCGCGTTCACCACACCCTGA